The Flavobacterium commune genome contains the following window.
TGAACGTTTTTATCGCGTGAACAAAAGTGGTTCCAGAGCCGAGGGAGGTTCGGGATTAGGTTTAGCCATCGTAAAACATATTATCGAAGCGCATAAAGAGAAAATATATGTAGAAAGTGAATTCGGAATTGGATCTGAGTTTTCATTTACCATCGAAAAAGCTAAGAAGAAAAAGAAAGAAAAAGATAAGGATAAAGAATTAGTGCCTGAATAGCATTTGTAAATTAAAAACACTTAAAAGGTGTCGTTGTTTGTACAGCGACACCTTTTTTGTTTTATACAAGTGTAATTGAGTCATTTTTGAAAAAATAGCGATACGAAGGTCGTTTGGTTGTTTTAAAAATCAGATTTAGAGCTTCGTTTTAGTATTTAAATGGAAATTTTAAGATAAACGAATTTTGGAATTGTAAATAAATATCCTCAAATATGAAGCCGAAAAGTATTTTTTTTGATAAAAATAGAATGCTGTTTTTTCTCAATGTTAAGTAAACGTTAACAAACAAAAGCTTCTTAAGTACTGTGTTTATTGGTTTTTTAATTTCTGCGTATGTGTTTAAATGTAGAATTAGAGTGCTAATGTAAACAAATGTTTATGCGGTGGTGTTCAAATGGTAACTCAGGCTTAATATTGGATAAAAAGTTTAATATTAGTTTTGCGTTAAAATAATGTAATATTGATTTATACTTAAAATGAAAAGATTTTTATTTACAGGTTTACTGTTGGTTTCGTCATTAATGAATGCGCAAGATGTAAAGAAAGACGAGATTAAAAAAGAAGTAGTTCGAATTTTAGATTCTATTAATTCGGCTAACAAACAAAAACAGAGCGAACAGGAAAAACCAATGCTTACTGAAAAACCGGAGAAATCCGAGAAAAAAGAACATTGGTATGATAATATTGGTTTAAGAGGTTATGTGCAGGTACGATACAATGGCTTGTTGTCAACAAATGATAAAGTAGCTTGTGACCAATGTGATAAATCCTGGGGAACGACTTCGACTGCTCCGGATGCAAAATCAAACAATGGTCTTTTTATAAGACGTGCACGTTTGGTGTTTTCCGGGCAAATTCATCCTAATGTTTATGTTTATATTCAGCCGGATTTTGCCAGTTCTCCAGCTTCTGGGGTGAATCATTTTGCTCAATTAAGAGATGCGTATTTTGATTTGTCATTTGATAAAAAGAGAGAATTTAGAGTGCGTTTAGGGCAAAGTAAAGTGCCTTATGGTTTTGAAAATATGCAATCGAGTCAAAACCGATTGACATTAGACCGAAACGACGGTTTGAACAGTGCTGTGGTTAATGAGCGTGATTTAGGAGCTTTTTTCTACTGGGCACCAGCTGTGGTTAGAGAGCGTTTTGCAATGTTAATTAAAGACGGTTACAAAGGTTCAGGGGATTACGGAGTATTTGCCTTTGGAGCTTACAACGGTCAAACGGCTAATAAATCAGAAGCAAATAGAAACCTGCATGTGGTAACCCGTTTTAGTTATCCGTTTGTAGTAGGGAATCAAATTATCGAGCCGGGAATTCAGGCTTATACCGGAAAATGGGCTTTTGGTAGTGAACTTTCAACAGGAGTAACCACTGCTAACAAACAAAATACCTTGGATCAACGTGTGGCGGCTTCTTTTATATTGTATCCAAAACCATTCGGGATTCAGGCAGAATACAACATTGGTAAAGGACCTCGTTATAACAAAACAACAAATACTGTTGATGTGTCTCATTTAGAAGGTGGTTATGTATTGCTGAACTACAAATTAGATTTGCCTAAGCACCATTTGATTTATCCTTTTGCAAAATTCCAATACTATGATGGAGGAAAGAAATTTGAAAAAGATGCCAGAAGTTATGTAGTAAGAGATTACGAATTAGGATTGGAATGGCAGCCTTTTAAAGCTTTTGAATTAGTAGCCGAATGGGTAATTGCCGATCGTACTTTTGAAGACAGCGCATTGCCTGTCAACAGACAACGTGGTAATTTATTGCGATTACAAGCGCAGTTTAATTTTTAATTCATTCTAATCTAAACAATATATTTAAAAATTAGTTTTCCTTGAAAAAAGCGTCCAATTGCTTAATGATGAATTAACGCAGGCTTAATATTGAGGATTTACTTTTGCAACAATTAATTTATAACAAAATGAAAAAAACAAAATTATTTTTGATTTTACCTTTAATAGGTATGTTGAGTTGTGGTAAGGCTAAAACAGAAGATAAGGCTTCTGAGGATAATGCAGCAGCTGTTTCAGTAACTATCAAAGGAAGTGATACTGTTTTGCCATTGGCTCAAAAAGAAGCTGAGGATTTAATGAAATCTGACAAAAACATCAGTGTTACTGTAGTAGGTGGAGGGTCAGGAGTAGGTATTACCGCTCTTATTGATGGAACTACTGATATTGCAATGGCTTCAAGAGATTTGAAAACAGAAGAGAAATTAAAATTTTCGGAAGCTAAAAAAGAGATTGAAGAAGTAGTTATTGCATTTGATGCTTTAACAGTAATTGTGAATCCGGCTAATGGAGTTTCTAAATTAACTCGTGAGCAATTAGAAGGAATTTTTACAGGAGCAATTAAAAACTGGAAAGAAGTAGGTGGAGCCGATGAGAAAATTGTGGCTTATTCCAGAGAATCTTCTTCAGGAACTTATGAGTTTTTTAAAGAAGAAGTAATGGCTAAGAAAAACTATGCAACTGATGTGTTAAGCTTACCGGCTACAGGAGCAATTGTTCAGGCAGTAGGTCAGACAAAAGGAGCTATTGGTTATATCGGATTGGCTTATGAAACTAAAGAAGTAAAACAATTAGCGGTTTCTTATGATCAGGGAAAGACTTTTGTTGAGCCTTCAATAGCAACTGCTAAAGATAAAAGCTATCCAATTTCAAGACCGTTATTTTATATGTATGATAAAACAAATGCAGCCAAAGTAAAATCAATAGTTGATTATGCGCTTTCGGATGTAGGTCAAAAAACAGTTTCAGATATTGGTTATATTCCATTAAAATAATTCTAAAGGTTATTATAAGTTCTTGAAAAGGTTATCATTTTTTATCGATAACCTTTTTTTATACCCAAAAATACATTGGCTTAACATTAAGTTAACTCAATAGTAATAACTACAGAACATTCAGTCAGTCAGGCTGATGTAATTTTGCAAAAAAATAAAAGATACTGATTTGAAAACAAATTTTAAACAGCTGAAAGAGAAGCTTATCGAAGCCGTTTTAATGCTAAGTGGTGCGGCCACAAGTATTACCGTAGTTTTGATTGTTTTTTTTCTATTTATTGAAGGTGCTGGAGTTTTTAATAGAAAACCCATTGATGATGGTTATTTGTTAGTGGTTAATGCTACTAACAAAGTAAAGACACTTCAGCCTTCGCAAGTAAAAGATGTTTTTGATAAAAAAATAACCAATTGGAACCAACTCGGAGGTGAGAACAGGCCCATAGTGTTATTTACAACCAGTGATATTACCCAATATTATACTGAGGAAGAATTAGGAGCTAACTTTGAGCATTTTCCTGAAAAAATTAATGAACTAATTCAGAAACAACCCGGCATTATTGCTTTTTTTTCAGATAAATACAAGTCGGATCAATTTGTTGGTAAAGAGTTAGATATTGATAAAATTAAGGTTTGGGAATTTTTATCAGGTGAAGAATGGTTTCCTACAGCCCAACCCATTGCTCAAATGGGAGTAAAGCCTTTAATTTATGGAACGCTGTGGGTAAGTTTTGGTGCTATTTTATTGGCTTTGCCTATTGGATTAGCGGCGGCAATTTATC
Protein-coding sequences here:
- a CDS encoding porin — translated: MLTEKPEKSEKKEHWYDNIGLRGYVQVRYNGLLSTNDKVACDQCDKSWGTTSTAPDAKSNNGLFIRRARLVFSGQIHPNVYVYIQPDFASSPASGVNHFAQLRDAYFDLSFDKKREFRVRLGQSKVPYGFENMQSSQNRLTLDRNDGLNSAVVNERDLGAFFYWAPAVVRERFAMLIKDGYKGSGDYGVFAFGAYNGQTANKSEANRNLHVVTRFSYPFVVGNQIIEPGIQAYTGKWAFGSELSTGVTTANKQNTLDQRVAASFILYPKPFGIQAEYNIGKGPRYNKTTNTVDVSHLEGGYVLLNYKLDLPKHHLIYPFAKFQYYDGGKKFEKDARSYVVRDYELGLEWQPFKAFELVAEWVIADRTFEDSALPVNRQRGNLLRLQAQFNF
- a CDS encoding PstS family phosphate ABC transporter substrate-binding protein; this translates as MKKTKLFLILPLIGMLSCGKAKTEDKASEDNAAAVSVTIKGSDTVLPLAQKEAEDLMKSDKNISVTVVGGGSGVGITALIDGTTDIAMASRDLKTEEKLKFSEAKKEIEEVVIAFDALTVIVNPANGVSKLTREQLEGIFTGAIKNWKEVGGADEKIVAYSRESSSGTYEFFKEEVMAKKNYATDVLSLPATGAIVQAVGQTKGAIGYIGLAYETKEVKQLAVSYDQGKTFVEPSIATAKDKSYPISRPLFYMYDKTNAAKVKSIVDYALSDVGQKTVSDIGYIPLK
- the pstC gene encoding phosphate ABC transporter permease subunit PstC, encoding MKTNFKQLKEKLIEAVLMLSGAATSITVVLIVFFLFIEGAGVFNRKPIDDGYLLVVNATNKVKTLQPSQVKDVFDKKITNWNQLGGENRPIVLFTTSDITQYYTEEELGANFEHFPEKINELIQKQPGIIAFFSDKYKSDQFVGKELDIDKIKVWEFLSGEEWFPTAQPIAQMGVKPLIYGTLWVSFGAILLALPIGLAAAIYLSEIAQKRTRSLLKPLIELLAGIPSVVYGFFGLVVIVPLIQEMFNLPVGETGLAGSVVLAIMALPTIITISEDAMRNTPRAMKEASLALGASKWQTIYKVVMPYSASGITAGAILGIGRAIGETMAVLMVTGNAAVIPNTLLAPVRTIPATIAAELGEAPNGGLHYEALFALGCILFLITFGINMLVELVTNRKAHKKH